In Paludibaculum fermentans, the genomic stretch CAGGTGTCCAACGCTTTCGCCGCGGTACGGCCGCCCGGCCACCACGCCACGGCCTCGCGCGGCATGGGCTTCTGCATCTTCAACAACGTGGCCCTCGCCGCTCGCCATGCGCGCAAGGTCCACGGCGTCGACCGCGTACTGATCGTTGACTGGGACGTACACCATGGCAACGGCACGCAGGATATCTTCTATCAGGATCCCAGCGTCTTCTTCTTCAGCACGCACCAGACCCCCTGGTATCCGGGCACGGGCGCCTTTGATGAGGTCGGCAGCGGTTCCGGCAAAGGGACCACAATGAACTGCCCGTTCCATGCCGGCGCGGGCCATGCGGAGATCGTTGGAGCCTTCCGCCGCAAACTGGTGCCCGCCATGGCAGCCTACAAGCCCGACCTCGTGCTCATCTCCGCCGGCTTCGATTCGCGGAAAGGCGATCCGCTTGGCCGCTTCCTGCTCAAGGACGACGACTTTCGAGAACTCACCGCGATCACCATGGAAGTCGCCGCCGAATCCGCACACGGACGTGTAGTCAGCCTGCTGGAGGGCGGTTACAGCCTGGCCGGACTCGCGGCGGCCGTGACGGCGCACGTGGAAGCCCTGTTGGGATTGGGGTAGGTCCAAAAACAAAAGAGCCGGCCACTGTTTGGCGCAGTGGCCGGCGGCTAGAAGAAGATGAGGCGGAGTGGGCCCCTATCTAGGAGAATATACGGAAAAGAGCGGTAAAGTACTACTCAACATCCCCATCTTACGCGCTCCCTGTCGGGAGTGCAAACAAAAAATGCGCAAAATGTTTTAGTGTGCGCAAGGGCCGAAAAAAGGCCCGCCTCCCTGTTATGGGGAAGCGGGCCGGAGGAGCGGTGTACGCAGCTATGACTACTGAGCGTGCACCTTGCTAACAGAAAATTCAGACGTCGCGCCGTGGCACACTGAGCAGCTCTCGCCGAGAGCCGTGGTGTTGGCCTGCGTGTGCGACCACGCTGCCGTCGTGTTGTGGCACGAGTTGCAGGCGTTGGCCGTCGGCGGCGCCGGGTTCACCGGAGCCAGCCCGTTCTTTACGTTCTGCAGCCCGTCGTCGAGAGCGGGGATCTGCGAGTTGTTCACATGGCACTGGGCGCAATCGCGGATGTTGCCCGGATAGCGAACCTTCTCAGCATGGAACGTATGGATCATGTTGGTCAGGTTGTAGCTCTCCGCCGTCGTACCCACCGTGAGGGTCGGATTGTGGCAGAAAGTGCACATCGCGGCTTCGTTGCGGTTGCCGCCATGGAACTCGAGCGAGTAGTGGCACCGGTTGCAGGTGGCGCTGGTCACCACCGTGCGGCGCGGCGTGGCCGTGCCTCCGCTCAGCGAGGCATAGAACACTTTGTTCATGCCGTAGTCGCGGATCGAGCGCTGCTTCTGCGTGCCGGCCAGGACGATCGTCGTGCGATAGCCTTCAATGCCGAACTGCCAGCTACCCGTAGGATCGGCGGTGGCCGGAATCGTGGCGGCAAAGGTCCAGTTATACGTGCCGTTGGATCCGACAGCCTTCAGCCCGTCCTCACGCACATAGGTGGCAATGTCCGTTGCCGGCCCGCCCATGTAGAGCCGCAGATTGTTCAGGGTGCTGGCTTCCACCGGATTGCCCTGCTTGTCTTTTACCGTGAAGGTGAGGGTGGGGTGCTTGCCGGGCGCTACATCCTTGGCGCCCTCGATCGTGAAAACTACGCCGGGAATCAGCGAGGACTCCACGGGGATCATGTGCGCACCCGTGATGGAGGCATCGAAGTCGATCTCGCCCTTTTGGGTGTGGCAGGTCGCACACTGGTTGTCGCTGAACTGCGGCAGCCCGACGTGGTTCTCGCCCGTGGCGAAATTCACGTTGTCGTGGCAGGACCCGCAAGCCGCGCGCGACGGCTTCGTCGACCAATTGTCCGCCTGGGTGGCGCCGGTCACGGTCTTCGGCTCGTGGCAGACCTTGCAAGCCATCGCCGGAGCCGGGAAGCCAACATCGGAGTAATCCTGGCTCGCAACCTTGTAAGGAGTGCCCGCCTTCACACTAGGCAGATTCGCCGCGTAGTGAATCTTGTGAATGAAGACCTTCATGTCCACCGGATTGCCCGTCGCGGAATCCGTCGTCTGCGGGGTGTGGCACATGTTGCAGACTTCCACGCTACGCCGTGAACCGCCATGCAGCCCCAGGGGATCGTGGCAACGGTTGCAGCTCGCCGTCCGGATGACGTCGCGAACCTTGGTCACCGCGCCGCCCGCCGGCACAAAGCTATACGTGGCATCGGAGTAGAACCGGCCCATCTCAAATTCGTCCAGATTGCGCGAGCCGTAGGCGCCCACAGTATGGGTCAGAGTGCGATCCGCTGAAGCCGGAACCTTGTTGGCGAAGGTGTAGGTATACTCACCATCCGCAACCGGCGTCCACGTGCCGTTACTTTCACCCGTGGCTTGGGTGAACGTGCCCGCCGCGCCCGTGCGGCTGCGCGTGATGTAAGAGATGTACTGCGACTGATCAGCCGGAATGTAGCCGGATAGGAAGCTGACGCTCACCGTGCCCGGTGTGACCAGCCCCGCGCGGTCCAGCCCGGCGCCCTTGGAGTCGGTCAATTTGACCCAGGCCTTCAGCGTGCCGTCAGCAGCCAGCTCCGCCTTGGTGATGGCCACGTTGAATCCGGGCCGGACGAAGTTCACCATGGCCTGATCGGCATAAAAGGCCTTGTCGGTGGGGCGGAGCGCTTGAGGACGATCCGCGGATAGGGCGGCGGCGACGAGGACTACGCTGCCCAGGGAAAAGATGATCTTCTTGCGAGAGTTTGAAAGCATACTAAGCTTCCCTTCCGCTAAACGTTCCAGGAAAAGGAAAGTATCAGCCGTAGGGCAGTTTATCATAATAAGGTCTGAAAAGGCGATAGAAAACCATTAAGACTCATTCGTACTGTCCAGGTTCTCCACACCCCCATCGACTGATCGTAGTGTTCTGCTACAGCGCCTATGTCTCTGAAAACAAAAAGCCCGCAGTCTCCGTGAGGAGCTGCGGGCCTTTTGAGGCTCGATTTTGAGCGGCTACTGTTTAGTAGTCCATCTCGGGGCCGTGACCGCCGCCGGGAGCCGGGGCAGCCTTCTTTTCGGGAATCTCGCAGATCAGGGCTTCGGTCGTCAGCATCAGGCCGCTGACGGAAGCCGCGTTCTGCAGAGCGGTGCGCGTGACCTTAGCCGGGTCGATGACGCCGGCTTCCACCAGATCCTGGTACTCACCGGTGGCGGCGTTGAAGCCGTAGTTCACATCGCTGACCGAGTTGATCTTGCCAACCACGATCGCGCCTTCAAAACCGGCGTTGCCGGTGATCTGGCGGACGGGCTCTTCCGTCGCCCGGCGGATGATGTTGATGCCGATCTGCTCGTCACCGTCACCCTTCAGGCCGTCCAGAACCTTACCGGCGCGGAGCAGAGCCACGCCGCCGCCGGCGACGATGCCCTCTTCCACAGCGGCGCGCGTGGCGTGGAGTGCGTCCTCGACACGGGCCTTCTTTTCCTTCATTTCGGTCTCAGTGGCCGCGCCGACCTTGATCACGGCAACGCCGCCGGCGAGCTTCGCCAGGCGTTCCTGGAGCTTCTCGCGGTCGTAGTCGGACGTGGTCTCTTCGATCTGCGCACGCAGCTGCTTGATCCGGCCTTCGATGCTCTTCTGGTCGCCGGCGCCGTCAACGATGGTCGTGTTGTCCTTGTCCACGGTGATGCGCTTCGCACGGCCGAGGTCTTCCAGACGAACGCCTTCCAGCTTGATGCCGGTCTCTTCCATGATCGCCTTGCCGCCCGTGAGGATCGCGATGTCCTCGAGCATCGCCTTGCGGCGATCGCCGAAGCCAGGGGCCTTCACAGCGCAGACGTTCAGGGTGCCGCGGAGCTTGTTCACCACCAGGGTGGCCAGCGCTTCGCCTTCCACTTCCTCGGCAATGATGATCAGCGGACGGCCGCCGCGGGCAATCTGCTCGAGAACGGGCAGCAGGTCCTTCATGTTGCTGATCTTCTTCTCGTGGATCAGGATGAACGGATCCTCGAGGACAGCTTCCATGCG encodes the following:
- a CDS encoding histone deacetylase family protein gives rise to the protein MPLQGQDEPPSTGLVFDSAFQLHDPGPAHPESPDRYRALKKALQQGELAGRLKHLPARMVEEEDLLLCHTRAYLSTVRHDIARHSPALSTGDTGLCEKSLDVAMLAVGAAFAAVDAVMLGQVSNAFAAVRPPGHHATASRGMGFCIFNNVALAARHARKVHGVDRVLIVDWDVHHGNGTQDIFYQDPSVFFFSTHQTPWYPGTGAFDEVGSGSGKGTTMNCPFHAGAGHAEIVGAFRRKLVPAMAAYKPDLVLISAGFDSRKGDPLGRFLLKDDDFRELTAITMEVAAESAHGRVVSLLEGGYSLAGLAAAVTAHVEALLGLG
- a CDS encoding OmcA/MtrC family decaheme c-type cytochrome, producing the protein MLSNSRKKIIFSLGSVVLVAAALSADRPQALRPTDKAFYADQAMVNFVRPGFNVAITKAELAADGTLKAWVKLTDSKGAGLDRAGLVTPGTVSVSFLSGYIPADQSQYISYITRSRTGAAGTFTQATGESNGTWTPVADGEYTYTFANKVPASADRTLTHTVGAYGSRNLDEFEMGRFYSDATYSFVPAGGAVTKVRDVIRTASCNRCHDPLGLHGGSRRSVEVCNMCHTPQTTDSATGNPVDMKVFIHKIHYAANLPSVKAGTPYKVASQDYSDVGFPAPAMACKVCHEPKTVTGATQADNWSTKPSRAACGSCHDNVNFATGENHVGLPQFSDNQCATCHTQKGEIDFDASITGAHMIPVESSLIPGVVFTIEGAKDVAPGKHPTLTFTVKDKQGNPVEASTLNNLRLYMGGPATDIATYVREDGLKAVGSNGTYNWTFAATIPATADPTGSWQFGIEGYRTTIVLAGTQKQRSIRDYGMNKVFYASLSGGTATPRRTVVTSATCNRCHYSLEFHGGNRNEAAMCTFCHNPTLTVGTTAESYNLTNMIHTFHAEKVRYPGNIRDCAQCHVNNSQIPALDDGLQNVKNGLAPVNPAPPTANACNSCHNTTAAWSHTQANTTALGESCSVCHGATSEFSVSKVHAQ
- the groL gene encoding chaperonin GroEL (60 kDa chaperone family; promotes refolding of misfolded polypeptides especially under stressful conditions; forms two stacked rings of heptamers to form a barrel-shaped 14mer; ends can be capped by GroES; misfolded proteins enter the barrel where they are refolded when GroES binds); its protein translation is MAAKQVVYSENARQAILRGVNQLADAVKVTLGPKGRNVVLEKKFGGPTITKDGVTVAKEIELKDPLENMGAQMVREVASKTSDVAGDGTTTATILAQSIFREGVKAVAAGANPMALKRGIEKAVEAVVGQVLAQAKPISGAMIAQVGTISANGDTEIGEKIAEAMQKVGKDGVITVEESKTMHTELLTVDGMQFDRGYLSPYFITDPDRMEAVLEDPFILIHEKKISNMKDLLPVLEQIARGGRPLIIIAEEVEGEALATLVVNKLRGTLNVCAVKAPGFGDRRKAMLEDIAILTGGKAIMEETGIKLEGVRLEDLGRAKRITVDKDNTTIVDGAGDQKSIEGRIKQLRAQIEETTSDYDREKLQERLAKLAGGVAVIKVGAATETEMKEKKARVEDALHATRAAVEEGIVAGGGVALLRAGKVLDGLKGDGDEQIGINIIRRATEEPVRQITGNAGFEGAIVVGKINSVSDVNYGFNAATGEYQDLVEAGVIDPAKVTRTALQNAASVSGLMLTTEALICEIPEKKAAPAPGGGHGPEMDY